A segment of the Micromonospora sediminicola genome:
GGCGGTCAGCCGGGCGTCCTGGGCCGGCGTGGCCGCCTGGAGCGTGTTGTGCGCGGCGGCCGGCGCGGCCGGCGCCAGCAGCAGCGTGGCGGCGGCGAGCAGCGCGGCGAGGAACGCGGCGGCGGATCGGGTACGCATCGGGGGAGGAGCCTTCCTGGTGGTGGTCAGCCGAGCACCTGCTGGCCGACCCAGCCGCCCTCCGGGCAGCCGGGCGGGACGGCGAACACGGCGGAGCCGATCGGGGTGGTCCACTCGTTGAGCAGGTCCCGTTCGGCCAGCCGGCGCTGGATGGGCAGGAACTGCCGGGCGATGTCGGCCTGGTAGGCGGCGAAGACCAGCCCGCTGTCCGCGTGCCCCTCGGCGGTCGGGACGCCGTCGTAGTTGTAGGGCCGGCGCAGGATCTTCAGCCGGTCGTCGGTGACCCGCGCCCGGGTCAGGTGGGAGAAGTCGGGGATGACGGTGAGCCCGTCCGGCCCGAGCGCGGCGAAGTCCGGCTCGTCGTGCTCGGCGGTGCCGGTCAGCGGCGCGCCGGTGTCCAGGCGCCGCCCGACGGCGATCTCCCGGTCGGTGCGACCGAGCAGGTCCCAGGTCTCCAGGTTCATGCTGATCCGGCGGACGACGAGCGTGGTGGAGTCGCGCAACCAGTTCGGTCCGTCGGTGACCCACACGGCGGTGTCGGCGGGGGTGCCGGGTCTCGGGTTGGCGGTGCCGTCGAGCTGGCCGAACAGGTTGCGCTGGGTGCGGCCCGGTTCGGCCCCGGCGGCCCGGCGGAAGCCCTGCTGCACCCAGCGCACCGTGGCGAACGGTCGGCTGTCCTTGACCAGGACGCGCTGGGCGTGGGCGACGGTGAGCGGGTCGTCGGCGCAGATCTGCAGCAGCAGGTCCCCACCGGACCAGCGGGGTTGCAGCCGGTCGATGCGGAACGCGGGCAGGTCGGCCACCGACGGCGGCCGGCGGTCGGCGCGCCCGGCGGCGGCGTAGAGGCCGGGGCCGAAGCCGAACGTGACGGTCAGCCGCGCGGGCAGCAGGCCGAGTTCCGGCTCGGTGTCGGCCAGCGCCGGGCGGCCCCGGGTGAGCCGGGCCGCGTCGTCGGAGAGCAGCCGCAGCATCCGCCCGAGCGCGGCCCGGTCGACGCCGGGCTTCAGGGTGAACGCGACGAACGCCGCGTGCGCCTGCGGTTCGGTGGTCACGCCGGACTGCCGCACGCCGTGGAACGACTCCACCGCGCTGCCGACCTGGGCCACCGGGACGGGCTCGGCGGGGCGTACCCGGGGATCGTCGGGTCGGGCGACGGCGATCGCGGCGCCGCCGGCGAGCGCGCCCCCGGCGGCGACGGCGCCGCCGGTGAGCAGGCCGCGCCTGCTCACCCGGCGGCCCGTGGGGGAGCCCTCGGTCATGAGGCCGGGCTCATGCTCATCTCCGGCATCGGGGATTCGCCGTGGCCGGGGGCGTAGGACTCCTGGGCGCCGGTGAACGGCTTCGCCACGGCGGTGAACGTCTGGGTGCGACCGTCGGCGAAGGTGAGCGTGAAGCTGAGTTCGTCGCCGGCCTTGACCGGCTGCTTGAGGTTCATCAGCATCAGGTGGTCGCCGCCCGGCTCGAGAGTGGCGCTGGAGCGCGCCTTGATCACGATGCCGCCCGGCTTGGCCTGCATGACCATCTTCCCGTCCTTCATGGCCATCTCGTGCAGTTCCATCGGGGAGACCTCGGTGGCCGCCCCGGTGATCGTCAGGTCGGCGTCGCCGTCGTTGACGAGGGTGCCGAACGCCGCGGTCATGCCCTTGTCGGCGGCCTTCACCCACGGGTCCCGGATGCCGAGCACGCCGGCCGTCGCGCCCGCGGAGGCCGAGGCATTCGTCGAGGCCGACGGGGCGGCGGTCGTCGGGTCGTCGGACGACCCGCAGGCGGCGACGGACGCGGCCAGGAGGGCGGCGGCGATCAGGGCCGCCGGGCGCAGGAGCCGGCCGCTGGTGGTGCTGGGCATGACGGTGTCCCCTCGAAGATCGGTGTTCGTCCGGTTGGTCGGATCCGAGGGGTGGAAAGTTCCAGCCGGTGGGATCGATCACCTCGCCCGCCTGGCGGGTCGGGCACGACGCGTCGCGCCGGGGGTGCCCGCGAACGCCACCGGCGGTGGGGACGAGGTTCGTCCTCACCGCCGGCGAACGGGAGGTCAGTGCGCGGACACCGCGCCGCTGATCTCGTTGGGAACCGCGTCGAGCGTCACCGATCCGACGACCCGGCCGGTGGTGAGGTCGAGGCGGTGCACCTTCCTGGTGGCGGGCTCGGTGACGTAGGCGTCGTCACCGCGGACGAACAGGGCCGGGCGCGGTTCCTGCCACTCCATCGGCTCCTTCCACGCGCCGACCACCGGCCACGAACTGGTCAGCTTCCCCGAGGCGGGATCGACCACGTGCAGCTTGCCGTCGGTGCCGAGGATGAGGCCCTCGCCCTGCGGGCCGCGGGCCAGGGAGCGGAAGCTGTAGCTCACGCCCTCGGGCATCGGCACGACCTGGATCTTCCGTGCGGCCGTGTCGATGAGCGCGAACTGCTCGGGGAACTCACGCTCCGCGTCCGGCTCGACCTTGTAGTCGCCGAGCAGGACGGCGGACTTGTCACTGCCGGCCTGGGTGGCGACGGCGCCGTACGCACCCGCGCTCTTGACCTTGACGAAGGCGCCGTTCTCGAACAGCAGCACGCCGTCGGTGCAGCCGAGGCCCACGGTCTCACCCTGGGCGACGGCTTCGCCGTGCACGCCGGGGCACTCCTCGCTGCGGGCGATCTCCTTGCCGTCCTTGTCCAGGGCGATGGCTCCCGGGCGGGACTCCTCGGTGCCGAGGGTCACCACCAGGGTGCCGTCGGCGAGTTCGACGGCGACGCCGTGGTGTGGCTGGGCGGTCCTGTACCGGCGTCCCTCGGGCTTGCCGTCGGCGAGCTTCTTCGGGTCGAAGCTGTGCACCTCGCCGGTGCCGTCGGTGAACAGGATGGTGCGGTCCCCGTGCCGCACCACGTGGCCGGGCTTGGCGCCCGGGTAGCTGACGTCGGTCATCCTGCCGGCGGCCGCGTCGAGGACCCGGAACCCGGACTCGGTGGAGACGAAGACGCCGGTGTCGTCGCCGGCCGGGTTCACCCGGTTGAAGCCGGGCAGGGCGACGGTGTGCGCCACGTTCAGCGCCTCGCCGTCGAGCACGTAGATACCGCCGTCGTAGGTGATCGCCACCGGCTCCTTGACCGAGGCCGCGGCGGACGATCCGGCCGACGGTGCGGTGCCGTCGTCCGACTCGGACGCGCACGCGGTGAGCGCCAGCGCAGCCGCCACCAGGGCGGCCGCGCCGTTGGTTCCACGATGCCTCACGAAGTTCCCCCTCAATTAAAACTGACAACCATTTTCATTAACGTACACGGGGAGCCCACCGGCCCGACGTCCGGGGTGTCTCAGGTGGAGAGGCCGCCGACGATCGCCTCGGCGTTGAAGCGCATCATCCCCAGATAGC
Coding sequences within it:
- a CDS encoding Dyp-type peroxidase, with the protein product MTEGSPTGRRVSRRGLLTGGAVAAGGALAGGAAIAVARPDDPRVRPAEPVPVAQVGSAVESFHGVRQSGVTTEPQAHAAFVAFTLKPGVDRAALGRMLRLLSDDAARLTRGRPALADTEPELGLLPARLTVTFGFGPGLYAAAGRADRRPPSVADLPAFRIDRLQPRWSGGDLLLQICADDPLTVAHAQRVLVKDSRPFATVRWVQQGFRRAAGAEPGRTQRNLFGQLDGTANPRPGTPADTAVWVTDGPNWLRDSTTLVVRRISMNLETWDLLGRTDREIAVGRRLDTGAPLTGTAEHDEPDFAALGPDGLTVIPDFSHLTRARVTDDRLKILRRPYNYDGVPTAEGHADSGLVFAAYQADIARQFLPIQRRLAERDLLNEWTTPIGSAVFAVPPGCPEGGWVGQQVLG
- a CDS encoding copper chaperone PCu(A)C; this encodes MPSTTSGRLLRPAALIAAALLAASVAACGSSDDPTTAAPSASTNASASAGATAGVLGIRDPWVKAADKGMTAAFGTLVNDGDADLTITGAATEVSPMELHEMAMKDGKMVMQAKPGGIVIKARSSATLEPGGDHLMLMNLKQPVKAGDELSFTLTFADGRTQTFTAVAKPFTGAQESYAPGHGESPMPEMSMSPAS
- the aztD gene encoding zinc metallochaperone AztD is translated as MRHRGTNGAAALVAAALALTACASESDDGTAPSAGSSAAASVKEPVAITYDGGIYVLDGEALNVAHTVALPGFNRVNPAGDDTGVFVSTESGFRVLDAAAGRMTDVSYPGAKPGHVVRHGDRTILFTDGTGEVHSFDPKKLADGKPEGRRYRTAQPHHGVAVELADGTLVVTLGTEESRPGAIALDKDGKEIARSEECPGVHGEAVAQGETVGLGCTDGVLLFENGAFVKVKSAGAYGAVATQAGSDKSAVLLGDYKVEPDAEREFPEQFALIDTAARKIQVVPMPEGVSYSFRSLARGPQGEGLILGTDGKLHVVDPASGKLTSSWPVVGAWKEPMEWQEPRPALFVRGDDAYVTEPATRKVHRLDLTTGRVVGSVTLDAVPNEISGAVSAH